In one Gossypium hirsutum isolate 1008001.06 chromosome D09, Gossypium_hirsutum_v2.1, whole genome shotgun sequence genomic region, the following are encoded:
- the LOC107891775 gene encoding uncharacterized protein: MATENHIEENSNGWPLGLQIMGMRLRLQERLQHQVSAPPVQPYYLHIPSSSFSSLSSSNLDTESSASFFQDNSVSLGKLIGFRQQERGSKHFRNAINGGENIRMPIKATCRDVSRRRQQSADMSQGICIPLILAALVKINKSKSKSKPLDV; the protein is encoded by the exons ATGGCAACTGAG AATCATATTGAGGAAAATTCAAATGGTTGGCCACTTGGGCTGCAAATAATGGGCATGAGGCTTCGATTACAAGAAAGATTACAACATCAGGTTTCGGCTCCGCCAGTTCAACCATACTATTTGCACATTCCTTCAAGTAGCTTTTCCTCGCTCTCCTCCTCCAACCTCGATACCGAG TCTTCGGCATCATTTTTCCAAGACAACAGCGTATCTCTAGGGAAGTTAATCGGATTTAGACAACAGGAGAGAGGATCAAAGCATTTTCGTAACGCAATCAACGGTGGAGAGAATATCCGGATGCCAATAAAAGCTACTTGTCGGGATGTCTCTCGACGGCGACAACAAAGTGCCGATATGAGCCAAGGAATTTGCATTCCTCTTATACTAGCTGCACTTGTAAAGATCAACAAAAGCAAAAGCAAGTCGAAGCCATTGGATGTTTGA